From one Azospirillum ramasamyi genomic stretch:
- the tnpA gene encoding IS66-like element accessory protein TnpA: MAYQRVEVLTGTERRRNYTPAEKVRMVEEAFRPGVVVTEAARRLGVHESLLYRWRGLMQASGSAVAEPSSFVAVTITPEPTVTEPPVLEPPEPLPPPATLATSPAILEVILPGGARLRLEGPVDPALAAAVIGALA, from the coding sequence ATGGCTTACCAGCGGGTCGAGGTTCTGACGGGGACGGAGCGGCGGCGGAATTACACGCCGGCGGAGAAGGTCCGAATGGTCGAGGAGGCGTTCCGCCCCGGCGTGGTGGTGACGGAAGCGGCCCGCCGGCTGGGCGTGCACGAAAGTCTGCTATACCGCTGGCGAGGGCTGATGCAGGCGAGCGGGAGCGCGGTGGCCGAACCGTCCAGCTTCGTCGCAGTGACCATCACGCCGGAGCCGACCGTAACAGAACCGCCGGTCTTGGAGCCCCCTGAACCATTGCCGCCTCCAGCGACGCTGGCCACGAGCCCAGCGATCCTCGAGGTCATCCTGCCCGGCGGGGCACGCCTGCGTCTGGAAGGGCCGGTCGATCCGGCTCTGGCGGCGGCCGTCATCGGTGCTCTGGCATGA
- the tnpB gene encoding IS66 family insertion sequence element accessory protein TnpB (TnpB, as the term is used for proteins encoded by IS66 family insertion elements, is considered an accessory protein, since TnpC, encoded by a neighboring gene, is a DDE family transposase.) has product MIPVPSGVRVWLASGHTDMRKGWASLALLVQERFAQDPHSGHLFIFRGRRGDLVKIIWYDGQGSCLFMKRLERGRFIWPTPADGAVSISVGQMGYLLEGIDWRNPQKTWRPEAAG; this is encoded by the coding sequence ATGATCCCGGTGCCGAGTGGCGTGCGGGTGTGGCTGGCCAGCGGACACACCGACATGCGCAAGGGCTGGGCAAGCTTGGCGCTTCTGGTGCAGGAACGCTTCGCCCAAGACCCGCACAGCGGCCATCTCTTCATCTTCCGCGGGCGCCGCGGCGATCTGGTGAAGATCATCTGGTATGACGGCCAGGGCAGTTGCCTGTTCATGAAGAGGCTGGAGCGGGGCCGCTTCATCTGGCCCACGCCGGCGGACGGCGCGGTGTCGATCTCGGTTGGGCAGATGGGTTATCTGCTCGAAGGCATCGACTGGCGCAACCCGCAGAAGACCTGGCGTCCCGAGGCCGCGGGGTGA
- the tnpC gene encoding IS66 family transposase, with protein MTAAPLPSTSADDVANLRAALAQAEARADAAEAEAARAKAMASNTEALIAGLKLEIEKLRRELYGTRSERKARLLDQLEFQLEELEATASEDELAAEQAAAKTTAVAAFTRKRPSRQPFPDHLPRERVVVPAPASCPCCGSDKLCKLGETITETLEVIPRQWKVIQTVRERFSCRACETISQPPAPFHATPRGWAGPNLLATLLFEKFGQHQPLNRQAERFAREGVPLSLSTLADQVGAAAAVLKPLHDLIAAHVLAAERLHGDDTPVPVLAKGKTDTGRLWVYVRDDRPFAGQAPPAALFHYSRDRKGEHPERHLAGFTGWLQADAFAGYNRLYEPERRPGPISAALCWAHARRGFFKLADIAANTRRGKDAPPISPLALEAVTHIDALFDLERALNGKPAAERLAARQEHGVALVATLENWMRTERARLSRHAPVAKAMDYMLTRWDGFTRFLGDGRLCLTNNAAERGLRGIALGRKAWLFCGSDRGGQRAAIMYGLITTAKLNEVDPQAWLADVLARIADLPQNRLPELLPWNWKAI; from the coding sequence ATGACCGCCGCCCCGCTCCCCTCCACCTCGGCCGACGACGTCGCCAACTTGCGCGCTGCCTTGGCGCAGGCCGAGGCGCGGGCGGATGCGGCGGAAGCCGAAGCGGCGCGGGCCAAGGCGATGGCGTCGAACACCGAGGCGCTGATCGCCGGCCTGAAGCTGGAAATCGAGAAACTCCGGCGCGAACTCTACGGGACGCGCTCCGAGCGCAAGGCGCGTCTGCTGGACCAGTTGGAGTTCCAGCTCGAAGAGTTGGAAGCGACGGCCAGCGAGGACGAACTGGCGGCCGAGCAGGCCGCTGCCAAAACCACCGCGGTGGCGGCCTTTACCCGCAAACGGCCATCACGCCAACCCTTCCCCGACCACCTGCCGCGCGAGCGCGTCGTTGTGCCGGCACCGGCGAGCTGCCCGTGCTGCGGCTCGGACAAGCTGTGCAAGCTGGGCGAGACGATCACCGAGACGCTGGAGGTGATCCCGCGCCAGTGGAAGGTGATCCAGACGGTGCGGGAACGGTTCTCCTGCCGGGCCTGCGAGACGATCAGCCAGCCGCCGGCGCCGTTCCACGCCACCCCACGGGGCTGGGCCGGCCCCAACCTGCTGGCCACCCTCCTGTTCGAGAAGTTCGGCCAGCATCAGCCGCTGAACCGGCAGGCCGAACGCTTTGCGCGCGAGGGCGTGCCGCTCAGCCTGTCCACCCTGGCCGACCAGGTGGGCGCCGCCGCCGCGGTGCTGAAGCCGCTGCACGACCTGATCGCCGCGCATGTACTGGCAGCCGAGCGGCTGCATGGAGACGACACGCCCGTGCCCGTGCTGGCCAAAGGCAAGACCGACACCGGGCGGCTGTGGGTGTATGTGCGTGATGACCGGCCGTTTGCCGGCCAAGCCCCACCGGCAGCGCTGTTCCACTATTCGCGAGACCGCAAGGGCGAGCATCCCGAACGGCACCTGGCCGGCTTCACGGGCTGGCTGCAGGCCGATGCGTTCGCCGGCTATAACCGGCTGTACGAACCTGAGCGCCGACCGGGGCCGATCAGCGCCGCACTGTGCTGGGCGCATGCAAGGCGCGGCTTCTTCAAGCTGGCCGACATCGCCGCGAACACCAGACGCGGCAAGGATGCCCCGCCGATCTCACCGCTGGCCCTGGAAGCCGTGACCCACATCGACGCCCTCTTCGATCTCGAGCGCGCCCTGAACGGCAAGCCCGCGGCCGAGCGGCTGGCGGCCCGCCAGGAGCACGGCGTCGCCCTGGTGGCCACGCTGGAGAACTGGATGCGGACGGAGCGCGCCCGGCTCTCCCGCCATGCCCCCGTGGCCAAGGCGATGGACTACATGCTGACGCGCTGGGACGGCTTCACGCGCTTCCTCGGCGACGGCCGGCTGTGTCTCACGAACAACGCCGCCGAACGCGGCCTGCGCGGGATCGCCCTGGGCAGAAAGGCGTGGCTGTTCTGCGGCTCCGATCGCGGCGGGCAGCGGGCGGCGATCATGTACGGCCTGATCACCACCGCCAAGCTCAACGAAGTTGACCCGCAGGCGTGGCTGGCCGACGTGCTGGCCCGCATCGCCGACCTGCCGCAGAACCGCCTGCCCGAACTGCTGCCCTGGAACTGGAAGGCAATCTGA